Proteins encoded together in one Pithys albifrons albifrons isolate INPA30051 chromosome 29, PitAlb_v1, whole genome shotgun sequence window:
- the NCAPH gene encoding condensin complex subunit 2, with translation MSVHTPRRPPGASPAPRALGSAGTPVLAECPGNDDERERRQRRRSRAADSSFGLGSPAPRQEGWQLPQWSNAQISEHYGTCIRLSTENKITTKNAFGLHLIDYMTEILKQKNSELTNFKVAAGTLDASAKIYSVRVDMVHADTYKVLGGLGKDSAPPKDLNSPEQENSPAPEVVKKVQPKKKQSFKTIEQNLNNINVSEANRRCEVDPMFQKAAAAFDECSTAGIFLTGLRSQSFQSELLFESRIVPLPSSETLPLPSLDPVTVKDLKSLLAQCVGKRLICSSLAGFQFTKWDEESHEESVSALLEKFRQSEEVFDPDAEPESDGEGGANPLPGDDFDFHSDSPRSTAPEKLGEFTDNINSFGTISQNQSKGPLGEGDVGTLCLHLSVKPGEYSYFSPRTLSMWAGPEHWRFRPQNRSDTNSKKEPKRRTVRKVFELNFDEDIDFEAYFHQTKASVTLAKSILESQNVRSTTLPADFNYDPQNILQLFLKPLVKLSTTSQPVATLDSEAEIGDYDYNNPNDTSNFCPALQVADSDDDGDHGEQLGQEGQGSDEGPEPGMALPGNRNLPTEQQLQLIAEPTKINRVVVQYARTAKRMDMKRLKEDMWGLLSSGQRQGTVGQEGDGDKEKDMSVVAGEKILSDITKDLLHRLPAAMATNLSVPLAFVCLLHLANEKNLKLEGTEDLSDVLVTQGN, from the exons ATGAGCGTGCACACCCCGCGCAGACCCCCCGGGGCGTCGCCGGCCCCGCGGGCCCTGGGCAGCGCCGGCACCCCCGTGCTGGCAGAGTGTCCCGGCAACGACGACGAGCGCGAGCGGCGGCAGCGCCGGCGCTCCAGGGCCGCGGACTCCTCGTTTGGCCTCGGCTCGCCCGCACCCAG gcaggagggctggcagCTTCCGCAGTGGAGCAACGCGCAGATCTCGGAGCACTACGGCACCTGCATCCGCCTCTCCACCGAAAAC AAAATCACCACGAAAAATGCCTTTGGTTTGCACCTCATTGACTACATGACTGAGATACTGAAGCAGAAGAATTCTGAGCTCACCAACTTCAAG GTCGCAGCGGGGACGTTGGATGCCAGTGCCAAGATCTACTCCGTGCGTGTGGACATGGTCCATGCAGACACCTACAAGGTCCTCGGGGGCTTGGGCAAGGACTCAGCACCTCCCAAGGACCTGAACAGCCCAGAGCAAG AAAACAGTCCAGCTCCTGAGGTTGTCAAGAAAGTTCAGCCCAAGAAAAAACAGTCCTTCAAAACCATTGAGCAGAACTTGAACAACATCAACGTGTCGGAGGCCAATCGCAGGTGTGAG GTGGATCCCATGttccagaaagcagcagctgcctttgatgagtgcagcactgctgggatttTCCTCACGGGGCTCCGCTCCCAGAGCTTCCAGAGTGAGCTCCTCTTTGAGTCCAGGATTGtgcccctgccctcctcagAGACCCTCCCACTGCCCAGCCTGGATCCCGTGACAGTGAAGGATTTAAAGT ccctgctggcccAGTGTGTGGGGAAACGTCTcatctgctcctccctggctgGGTTCCAGTTCACAAAGTGGGATGAGGAGTCCCACGAGGAG tCAGTGTCAGCCCTGCTGGAGAAGTTCCGGCAGAGTGAGGAGGTTTTCGACCCCGATGCGGAGCCCGAGAGTGACGGCGAGGGTGGAGCCAACCCCCTGCCTGGGGACGACTTCGACTTCCACTCGGATTCCCCCCGGAGCACAGCCCCGGAAAAGCTTGGGGAGTTCACAGACAACATCAACTCCTTCGGGACCATCAGCCAGAACCAGAGCAAGGG GCCTTTAGGAGAGGGAGACGTTGGGACCCTGTGCCTTCACCTCTCTGTGAAGCCAGGGGAATATTCCTACTTCAGCCCCCGCACGCTGTCCATGTGGGCTGGCCCGGAGCACTGGCGCTTCCGGCCCCAGAACAGAT CTGACACCAACTCTAAAAAGGAGCCCAAGAGAAGGACTGTGAGGAAAGTGTTTGAGCTGAACTTTGATGAGGACATTGACTTTGAGGCCTATTTCCATCAGACCAAG GCATCTGTAACTCTGGCCAAATCCATCCTGGAAAGCCAGAATGTGAGGAGCACCACACTCCCTGCAGACTTCAACTACGACCCCCAGAACATCCTCCAGCTATTCCTCAAACCTCTTGTGAAG CTCAGCACGACGTCACAGCCCGTCGCCACGTTGGACAGCGAAGCTGAGATTGGGGACTACGACTACAACAACCCCAACGACACCTCCAActtctgccctgccctgcag GTGGCAGACAGTGATGATGACGGTGACCATGGGGAGCAGCTgggccaggaggggcagggcagtgaTGAGGGGCCGGAGCCAGGCATGGCCCTGCCCGGGAACAGGAACCTGCCCacggagcagcagctgcagctcattGCGGAGCCCACGAAG ATCAACAGGGTGGTGGTGCAGTATGCCAGGACTGCCAAGAGGATGGACATGAAGAGGCTGAAGGAGGACATGTGGGGGCTCCTGAGCTCGGGGCAGCGCCAGGGCACGGTGGGGCAG GAGGGAGATGGTGACAAAGAGAAGGACATGTCGGTGGTGGCAGGAGAGAAGATCCTGAGTGACATCACCAAGGACCTGCTGCACAG GCTTCCTGCTGCCATGGCAACCAACCTGTCCGTGCCCTTGGCCTTCGTTTGCCTCCTGCACCTGGCGAACGAGAAG AATCTGAAGCTGGAGGGCACAGAGGACCTGTCTGATGTGCTGGTGACACAGGGCAATTGA